The DNA sequence CACCGGCTCGCTCTACGATACCGCCGGCCGCCTCTACCGCGGCCCACGCACCGCGCGGCAGCAGAACCTCGCCGTGCCGCACTACCGCGTCCTCGATGACCAGCGCATCGAACTCCTCGGCCCGCCACCGGGATCATGAACATATGCCACGAACCCCACGAAAGCGTATACAGAAATACCCCATGTAGGGTGCGTCAGGCTACGCCTCGACGCACCCTACATGGGCCCATATTTTCACGGGGTTCGTGAATTTCGTGGCCATCAAGGTTTCCCCGTACCTCTCCGCAACACACGGACAGCAAAACCTACCAGCGCACCACCTTCCGTGTTTTTCCGTGTGCTTCCGTGGCCATCACGTATCTCTTGATCGCCCCCGCAGCACCCGCCAGTACACGACTGCATTGACGACGAGCACTACTGCACCCAGCAGCCATTGCAGCTCGCGGGTCAGGTCTGCGGGGTAGATCAGCGGGATCAGATAGTGTTCGATGAAGCCGCCGCCGTAGCCCGCATCACCGGCGGCGGCGCGCAGGCGGTTCTCCAGTGGCGTCAGCGGACACACCCAGCCGACGAACTCGATGGCCGCGCCCCAGGCGACCACCGGCAGGTGCAGCCACAGGAGTCTGCGCCAGCGCAGCACGAGCAGGCCACCGAGCAGTACGAACAGGATGAAGGCGAGGTGCAGCAGCACCAGCAGGTCGGCGACGATGGCGGTGCTCATGCCCCGGACCGCCGCCCTGTGTTCATACCACCCGGGCGTCACCGCCGTCGATCGGGATCTGCGCGGCGGTGGTCTTGGCGAACAGCGGCCCGCACAGTTCGGCGGCGAGTTCGGCGACATCGCGGGCGCGGATCTCGGTCTTGAGCAGATTGCGGCGCGTGTACTGTTCCACCGTCAGGCCGTGGTGCGCGGCGCGCGCCTCCAGCACCTCTTGCGTCCAGATGCCGGTGTCGAACACGGCGTCCGGGTGCAGGGCGTTCAGGCGGATGCCGTCGGCGGCCCATTCCAATGCCGCGACGCGCATCATTTGCAGCAGTGCCGCCTTCGAGGCCGAGTAGGCGACTGCACCGGGACCGGGTGCGGCGACGTTCTTCGAGCCGATCACCGCGACACGGCCTGTGCGGGGGGCGAGTTTCAGCAGTGGGTGGGTGAGGCGCAGCAGGGCGAGGTTGGCGTCCAGATTCACGCGCAGCACCCGCTCCCACTCGCGCGTCTCCAGCTCGGCGATGGAGCGGCCGCCCGGAAACACGCCGGCATTGAGGACCAGCATGTCCAGGCCGCCGAACTGCAGCACGGTACGCTCCAGCGCCGCCTCCAGTTCGGCGGGCTCGGTGACGTCGCACACCAGACCGAGATAGGCCGCCTGGTCAGTCACCCGTGCCACGCCCGGGGCGATATCCAGACCGGCCACCGCGGCGCCGTGCGCCAGGAAGGCATCCACACAGGCGCGGCCGATGCCGGAGGCGGCACCAGTGATCAGCACCACCTCACCGGTGAACATTGGCGAGGTGCCGCCCTTGCGCAGCTTGGCCTGTTCCAGGTCCCAGTACTCCACGTCGAAATAGTCGCGCGCCGGCAACGCCTGGTAGCGCTCCAGGCGCGTGGCGCGGGCGATGGTGTCAATGGTGTGCCGGTAGATGTCGCGCACGATGAAGGCGTCCGGCGCGCTGCGGCCGACGGTGGACAGGCCGAAGGCCGGATCGAGGATCACGCGCGGTGCCGGGTCGAGCATGGTCTTGGGATCGCGGGCCTGTGGCGCGTGCGTCTCGAAATAGTGCCGGTAGGCCTCGGCGTAGGCATCGAGGTCACGCCCCAGCAGGGGGACGCGTTTGGTACGGATGACGTGGTCCGGCGTGGCTGGCCCCTGTTGCGTGATGTCGTCGAGGTCCGCGCGCTGCGCGAAGGCCAGCGCCTGGTCGTCGCGCACGCTGTGCAGGATCACCGGGGCACCGATCATGTCGGACAACCGCCGGCGCAGGCCGGTCAGCTCCAGGCGCAGCGGGCCGGTCTGTTTGACGGCCGGGTTCCAGTCCAGTGTCCAGGCGTCGCGCGCCTGCAGTTCGGCCTCGGCCATCGACACCAGCTCGAGCATGCGCGCGTAGGCCTCATGCGCGCTGTCACCGAAGGAAAACACGCCGTGGTTCATCAGCACCATGCCGATCGTGCGTTCACTGCGCTCGCGCGGGAAGATCTCGGCGCACAGCCGCGCCAGGTCGAAGCCGGGCATGATATAGGGGATGACGACCACCCGGTCGCCGTAGAGCGTGCGGATACGCTGCGCACCGCCCGGAGTATTGCACAGGGTGACGACGGCATCGGCGTGGGTGTGGTCGACGTATTTATAGGGCAGGATGGCGTGCAGGATGGCCTCGACCGAGGGCGTCGGCGCGGCTGCATCCGTCATGTGGGTACGCAGTTCGTTGACCATCTGCGGATCGGACAGCAGCGGCAGTTCCGCCAGCCGCAGCAGATGCGCCATACGTACCGGCGCGAAACCGCCGGCCTCGATAAACTCCAGATCCCAGCCGCTGCCCTTCACATAGAGGATGTCCTCCTCCTCGCCCAGAAGGTTGGTCTCGCGGATCTTCACCGAGGTGTTGCCGCCACCATGCAGCACCAGCGTCTTGTCACGCCCCAGCAGGCGCGAGCTGTAGACGCGCTGGCCCAGGTCGCCGGGATACTGGGAGGCTTCGGCGTCGTTCCAGAGGCTATGCATACAGCGGCTTCCTTTCAAGACGGGCTGAGTGGCTATTTGACTCTGTGGGTGTTAACCACCAAGGACACAAAGAAACACTCGGTATGCGCAAATGAGAGGGTGTCTGTGTCATAGGACGACACCTTCGCTCCATGCAATCCAGAACCGATCTCGCATTGTTCGAACATCACTTCGTGTCCTTCGTGGTTCTAGAGAGCAAGTCACGTCGAGCTGAGTGGCTATTTGACTCTGCGGGTGTTAACCACCAAGGACACAAAGGAATGCTCGGTATGCGCAAATGAGGGGGTGTCTGTGTCATAGGACGACACCCTCGCTCCATGCAGTCCAGAACCGATCTCGCATCATCCGAAAATTACTTCGTGTCCTTCGTGGTTACAGAGAGCAAGCCGGTGCTGCGGACCTCCGCCAGCCCCGCGCCGCGCGGATCGCTGGCAGCAGTCACCGTGTCGGCCCGCCGGTCCCAGAGGATGGCCTGCATGTTGCCGTAGGGGTGATCGAGCGGCGCGAGCCGGTGACCGCGTGCGACCAGTGCCTGCTGCAGGTCCGCGTCGAAGGCGCCCGGTTCGAACTGGACGACATCGGGCAGATACTGGTGATGGAAGCGCGGCCGACTCACCCAGTCCGTCACCGGCCGGCCGGCGGCGAACTCCAGTGTACCCAGCAGGACCATGCTGATGATGCGCGAACCGCCGGGCGTGCCGAGGATGGCGACCTGGTCGTCGCGCTCCAGGAAGGTCGGTGTCATCGACGACAGCATGCGCTTGCCGGGTGCGATGGCGTTGGCCTCGGCGCCGACCAGGCCGTAGGCATTGGGCGTGCCGGGCCTGGCCGAGAAGTCGTCCATCTCGTCGTTCAGCAGCACGCCCGTGCCCGGCGGCACGAAGGCCGCACCGAAGGGGTAGTTGATACTGAGAGTGGCGGCGACGCGGTTGCCCTCGGCATCGAGGATAGAGAAGTGCGTGGTGTGCGGGCCATCGACCGCCGGCTGCGTGCCGCGCAGGCTGGCACTGGGCGTGGCGCGGTCGAGGCGCAGCGAGGCGCGCAGGCCGGCGGCGTAGAACGGGTGGATCAGCCGCGTGATGGGCATGGCGACGAAGTCCGGATCGCCGAGGTATTCGGCGCGGTCGCGGTAGGCGCGGCGCAGGGCCTCGACGATCACGTGGGTACGGGTAGCCGCATCCAGCGTCTCCACGTCGTAGCCGGTGAGGATGTTGAGTGCCGTCAGCAGCACCACACCGCCGGAGGAGGGTGGCGCTACGGTGGTGATGCGCAGCTCGCCGTACTCACCGCGCAGCGGCTCGCGCTCGACGACGCGATAGGCGGCGAGATCCTCCGTCGTCCAGATGCCGCCGCCGGCGCGCACGCCCGCGACCAGGCGCGCGGCGATATCACCTTTATAGAAACCGTCGTGGCCATCGCGTGCCAGCGTGGCGAGCGTCGTTGCCAGTTCGGTCTGCACGAGGCGGTGGCCGAGGGGTGGCGGCTCGCCGTCCACCAGGAACAGCTGGGCCGCCGCGGCGGATTGTGCCAATGCGGCCTGCCGGAAACCTGCATAGCGCCGGTACAGGGCATCGACCTGGAAGCCCTCACGCGCCAGGCGGATGGCCGGCGCCAGGCTCACACCGAGCGGCAGCCGTCCGTACTGCGTGGCCAGATGCGCCAGCGCCGCCGGCTCACCGGGGATGCCGGCGGCGAGTGCGCCGTCGATGGAGCGGCCGGCGATGACCTCGCCCTGGGCGTCCAGATACAGGTCGCGGTGCGCCGCCAGTGGGGCGCGCTCGCGGCCGTCGAGCATGGTCTCGAAGCCGTCGGCTGCGCGATGCAGCAGCCAGAAGCCGCCACCACCGATGCCGGAGCTGTAGGGTTCGACCACGGCCAGCGCGGCGCTGACGCCGACCGCCGCGTCGAAGGCATTGCCGCCCGCCGCCAGCACCTCGAAACCGGCCTCGGTGGCCAGCGGGTGCGCGCTGGCGATGGCGGCGGCGGGCGGCTGCGGTCCGGCGGTTAACGGGGCCGCGATCCAGGCGAACAGGCAACCCCACAGCAGAAGGGCCCCGTTCAGGGGCCCTCCAGGGATGCGTGAGCGGTGCGGCGGGCGGCCGGTCGGCATCAGGCCTCCTTGGCCACTGCCATCAGGTGTTCGTACTTGGCCATGAGCTGCTCCCGCGTCTCGACGCGGTTCGGGTCCAGGGGGATGCAGTCGACCGGGCAGACCTCCACGCACTGCGAGGTCTCGAAGTGGCCGACGCACTCGGTGCACAGGTCAGGGTCGATGACGTAGATCTCGTCACCCTGCGAGATGGCGCCATTCGGGCACTCGGGCTCGCAGACATCGCAGTTGATGCATTCGTCGGTGATCATCAGGGCCATGGTTCTCTCC is a window from the Gammaproteobacteria bacterium genome containing:
- a CDS encoding DUF2784 domain-containing protein, with product MSTAIVADLLVLLHLAFILFVLLGGLLVLRWRRLLWLHLPVVAWGAAIEFVGWVCPLTPLENRLRAAAGDAGYGGGFIEHYLIPLIYPADLTRELQWLLGAVVLVVNAVVYWRVLRGRSRDT
- the ggt gene encoding gamma-glutamyltransferase; the encoded protein is MPTGRPPHRSRIPGGPLNGALLLWGCLFAWIAAPLTAGPQPPAAAIASAHPLATEAGFEVLAAGGNAFDAAVGVSAALAVVEPYSSGIGGGGFWLLHRAADGFETMLDGRERAPLAAHRDLYLDAQGEVIAGRSIDGALAAGIPGEPAALAHLATQYGRLPLGVSLAPAIRLAREGFQVDALYRRYAGFRQAALAQSAAAAQLFLVDGEPPPLGHRLVQTELATTLATLARDGHDGFYKGDIAARLVAGVRAGGGIWTTEDLAAYRVVEREPLRGEYGELRITTVAPPSSGGVVLLTALNILTGYDVETLDAATRTHVIVEALRRAYRDRAEYLGDPDFVAMPITRLIHPFYAAGLRASLRLDRATPSASLRGTQPAVDGPHTTHFSILDAEGNRVAATLSINYPFGAAFVPPGTGVLLNDEMDDFSARPGTPNAYGLVGAEANAIAPGKRMLSSMTPTFLERDDQVAILGTPGGSRIISMVLLGTLEFAAGRPVTDWVSRPRFHHQYLPDVVQFEPGAFDADLQQALVARGHRLAPLDHPYGNMQAILWDRRADTVTAASDPRGAGLAEVRSTGLLSVTTKDTK
- a CDS encoding YfhL family 4Fe-4S dicluster ferredoxin — its product is MALMITDECINCDVCEPECPNGAISQGDEIYVIDPDLCTECVGHFETSQCVEVCPVDCIPLDPNRVETREQLMAKYEHLMAVAKEA
- a CDS encoding bifunctional aldolase/short-chain dehydrogenase, giving the protein MHSLWNDAEASQYPGDLGQRVYSSRLLGRDKTLVLHGGGNTSVKIRETNLLGEEEDILYVKGSGWDLEFIEAGGFAPVRMAHLLRLAELPLLSDPQMVNELRTHMTDAAAPTPSVEAILHAILPYKYVDHTHADAVVTLCNTPGGAQRIRTLYGDRVVVIPYIMPGFDLARLCAEIFPRERSERTIGMVLMNHGVFSFGDSAHEAYARMLELVSMAEAELQARDAWTLDWNPAVKQTGPLRLELTGLRRRLSDMIGAPVILHSVRDDQALAFAQRADLDDITQQGPATPDHVIRTKRVPLLGRDLDAYAEAYRHYFETHAPQARDPKTMLDPAPRVILDPAFGLSTVGRSAPDAFIVRDIYRHTIDTIARATRLERYQALPARDYFDVEYWDLEQAKLRKGGTSPMFTGEVVLITGAASGIGRACVDAFLAHGAAVAGLDIAPGVARVTDQAAYLGLVCDVTEPAELEAALERTVLQFGGLDMLVLNAGVFPGGRSIAELETREWERVLRVNLDANLALLRLTHPLLKLAPRTGRVAVIGSKNVAAPGPGAVAYSASKAALLQMMRVAALEWAADGIRLNALHPDAVFDTGIWTQEVLEARAAHHGLTVEQYTRRNLLKTEIRARDVAELAAELCGPLFAKTTAAQIPIDGGDARVV